ATACTCATGttcattattgttatgaaaCACCTTGATTTGCCTCCTTCCTTTGACAATTTTTGGTCCCTGTACAATATCACTGCCTCAAAACGGTCGGGGGAGACTGGGTTGTTCTACTTAACTGCACGCAAGGACTGTCGTTTCTTAGACGACTTGAGATCCAATGTCGGTCCTTAGCGTGATAGATATTTCTTTCTGCGACCTCCACCTGGGCAATCTTGggattttttcttgggttgGAGTGATTCTAAGCCCAAACCCACAACTTTTGTGGAGGGGTTCAGAGCGATCTCATAAActatattactttattttggtACCTTCCAAAAGTactattatagaaaaaagtCTTGAAGCTCGCGGGCCTCTTCACTGCTCCTATCCCAGTAAAAAGCTCTTTAGGTGATTTCAAAATCTCATTTccttgcttctttttcttcttaagCGACCTCTAACAAAGTTCTTTTTGCAGAATCTGAAATCATGATAGCCAGGATTACGAACAAAACCAGGACGAAGAAGGGAACATTACCTCCTTCAGTTGATCGCGAACTGAAACGTGCAGCGGCGGCTGCCAAAGGGAAGTCCAAGGAGCGTGCACCAACTCCGACCCCATCTTCTACGGACACTACAGCCTCCGAACAACAGTCAACTCCCATTGAGGCCAGAGATCAAACACCTGACGAGCAGGTGGAGGTAGTGGAGATATCTAAAGATTGGGGATTAAagaggaagagaagaagagaagctGCGATCCCTGAAGCAGAGACAGTTGAGCCAACAGAAAGCATGAGTGATCCCTCCTCGAGGTCTACTAGACAAGGCAGACTCGAGGCCAAGCTTGCTGTTGATCGGGTCGCCGAACCCGAAAGTAGAAAAAGATTTGCCACATTTCAAGAGGTGTGGCAACGGACGAGAGATGAGCGACCTTCCTCTGCTCGCAATGTTGAGATGTCCGGGGAAAAATGGGTCCCCGATTGGAAGATGCCAGGCGGCATCTGCTGCCGTCCGCCAGCACACGCGCACGTCGGCAGGGGCTGTCTGCACCGTCTGCTTCCGTCCGCCAATGCTTTGGGGGAAGCTTGcatgtgggcatcaagaagagcttaactattgctgctcttttgaacctaGTGCTATTATtagagcaaagaaggttgcaacatttTCTCAGTgcgttttatatatgtaattgtatcaaggcaatgattttgtgattaatattatccagtttctggatcaacctctctgaaaatcatgatctggtgtagcaggtttctgttgagatcatgatgtccaggaatatatttttatatgttctaatcagctactgcatttcttttttaattttatcgaccacaaacctGAGAAGATTTGTTGAATGAtaccccctccttgttccaatttttctattttcttgtatgtgCGTCTTTTAATGTGTATGTGCATGCGTgcgtgcgtgtgcggtgtgtgtgtgtgtgtgtgNNNNNNNNNNNNNNNNNNNNNNNNNNNNNNNNNNNNNNNNNNNNNNNNNNNNNNNNNNNNNNNNNNNNNNNNNNNNNNNNNNNNNNNNNNNNNNNNNNNNNNNNNNNNNNNNNNNNNNNNNNNNNNNNNNNNNNNNNNNNNNNNNNNNNNNNNNNNNNNNNNNNNNNNNNNNNNNNNNNNNNNNNNNNNNNNNNNNNNNNNNNNNNNNNNNNNNNNNNNNNNNNNNNNNNNNNNNNNNNNNNNNNNNNNNNNNNNNNNNNNNNNNNNNNNNNNNNNNNNNNNNNNNNNNNNNNNNNNNNNNNNNNNNNNNNNNNNNNNNNNNNNNNNNNNNNNNNNNNNNNNNNNNNNNNNNNNNNNNNNNNNNNNNNNNNNNNNNNNNNNNNNNNNNNNNNNNNNNNNNNNNNNNNNNNNNNNNNNNNNNNNNNNNNNNNNNNNNNNNNNNNNNNNNNNNNNNNNNNNNNNNNNNNNNNNNNNNNNNNNNNNNNNNNNNNNNNNNNNNNNNNNNNNNNNNNNNNNNNNNNNNNNNNNNNNNNNNNNNNNNNNNNNNNNNNNNNNNNNNNNNNNNNNNNNNNNNNNNNNNNNNNNNNNNNNNNNNNNNNNNNNNNNNNNNNNNNNNNNNNNNNNNNNNNNNNNNNNNNNNNNNNNNNNNNNNNNNNNNNNNNNNNNNNNNNNNNNNNNNNNNNNNNNNNNNNNNNNNNNNNNNNNNNNNNNNNNNNNNNNNNNNNNNNNNNNNNNNNNNNNNNNNNNNNNNNNNNNNNNNNNNNNNNNNNNNNNNNNNNNNNNNNNNNNNNNNNNNNNNNNNNNNNNNNNNNNNNNNNNNNNNNNNNNNNNNNNNNNNNNNNNNNNNNNNNNNNNNNNNNNNNNNNNNNNNNNNNNNNNNNNNNNNNNNNNNNNNNNNNNNNNNNNNNNNNNNNNNNNNNNNNNNNNNNNNNNNNNNNNNNNNNNNNNNNNNNNNNNNNNNNNNNNNNNNNNNNNNNNNNNNNNNNNNNNNNNNNNNNNNNNNNNNNNNNNNNNNNNNNNNNNNNNNNNNNNNNNNNNNNNNNNNNNNNNNNNNNNNNNNNNNNNNNNNNNNNNNNNNNNNNNNNNNNNNNNNNNNNNNNNNNNNNNNNNNNNNNNNNNNNNNNNNNNNNNNNNNNNNNNNNNNNNNNNNNNNNNNNNNNNNNNNNNNNNNNNNNNNNNNNNNNNNNNNNNNNNNNNNNNNNNNNNNNNNNNNNNNNNNNNNNNNNNNNNNNNNNNNNNNNNNNNNNNNNNNNNNNNNNNNNNNNNNNNNNNNNNNNNNNNNNNNNNNNNNNNNNNNNNNNNNNNNNNNNNNNNNNNNNNNNNNNNNNNNNNNNNNNNNNNNNNNNNNNNNNNNNNNNNNNNNNNNNNNNNNNNNNNNNNNNNNNNNNNNNNNNNNNNNNNNNNNNNNNNNNNNNNNNNNNNNNNNNNNNNNNNNNNNNNNNNNNNNNNNNNNNNNNNNNNNNNNNNNNNNNNNNNNNNNNNNNNNNNNNNNNNNNNNNNNNNNNNNNNNNNNNNNNNNNNNNNNNNNNNNNNNNNNNNNNNNNNNNNNNNNNNNNNNNNNNNNNNNNNNNNNNNNNNNNNNNNNNNNNNNNNNNNNNNNNNNNNNNNNNNNNNNNNNNNNNNNNNNNNNNNNNNNNNNNNNNNNNNNNNNNNNNNNNNNNNNNNNNNNNNNNNNNNNNNNNNNNNNNNNNNNNNNNNNNNNNNNNNNNNNNNNNNNNNNNNNNNNNNNNNNNNNNNNNNNNNNNNNNNNNNNNNNNNNNNNNNNNNNNNNNNNNNNNNNNNNNNNNNNNNNNNNNNNNNNNNNNNNNNNNNNNNNNNNNNNNNNNNNNNNNNNNNNNNNNNNNNNNNNNNNNNNNNNNNNNNNNNNNNNNNNNNNNNNNNNNNNNNNNNNNNNNNNNNNNNNNNNNNNNNNNNNNNNNNNNNNNNNNNNNNNNNNNNNNNNNNNNNNNNNNNNNNNNNNNNNNNNNNNNNNNNNNNNNNNNNNNNNNNNNNNNNNNNNNNNNNNNNNNNNNNNNNNNNNNNNNNNNNNNNNNNNNNNNNNNNNNNNNNNNNNNNNNNNNNNNNNNNNNNNNNNNNNNNNNNNNNNNNNNNNNNNNNNNNNNNNNNNNNNNNNNNNNNNNNNNNNNNNNNNNNNNNNNNNNNNNNNNNNNNNNNNNNNNNNNNNNNNNNNNNNNNNNNNNNNNNNNNNNNNNNNNNNNNNNNNNNNNNNNNNNNNNNNNNNNNNNNNNNNNNNNNNNNNNNNNNNNNNNNNNNNNNNNNNNNNNNNNNNNNNNNNNNNNNNNNNNNNNNNNNNNNNNNNNNNNNNNNNNNNNNNNNNNNNNNNNNNNNNNNNNNNNNNNNNNNNNNNNNNNNNNNNNNNNNNNNNNNNNNNNNNNNNNNNNNNNNNNNNNNNNNNNNNNNNNNNNNNNNNNNNNNNNNNNNNNNNNNNNNNNNNNNNNNNNNNNNNNNNNaaaaatcatccatgaatgatcaaatgcgtaaagcattacagacttcacattttagtaaattaatattatatttataattgtaatatttatgaattattaatttagagttttaatgggacctaatatttataaaggaatttttcaaaattattttattttagtaaattaccataatatttataattgtaatatttatgaattattaatttagagttttaatgggatatttataaacctaatatttataaaggaatttttcaaaaaaatattattttattatcttatcgaatttgatgattttttacaaaggcccaagtcgggaccagaagattttattattttatagagtttattaatttatagagtattaatttatagaggttttactgtattttgTAGGCGGCTCGATT
The nucleotide sequence above comes from Sesamum indicum cultivar Zhongzhi No. 13 linkage group LG11, S_indicum_v1.0, whole genome shotgun sequence. Encoded proteins:
- the LOC105173933 gene encoding histone H3.v1-like — encoded protein: MSKIIHKIEEAFHHHHHHKDEDEDEDDKAEESVEHKPEHVSHSEQLKELMHKIKKKIGGGHGKKRRSKGHYKEGEEYKEGKEEEEEEESQSESESGSEEEEEEEEAFDIMSSRSRSLSVHVSASESKSSSDSSSVLGSSATSARETVESEIMIARITNKTRTKKGTLPPSVDRELKRAAAAAKGKSKERAPTPTPSSTDTTASEQQSTPIEARDQTPDEQVEVVEISKDWGLKRKRRREAAIPEAETVEPTESMSDPSSRSTRQGRLEAKLAVDRVAEPESRKRFATFQEVWQRTRDERPSSARNVEMSGEKWVPDWKMPGGICCRPPAHAHVGRGCLHRLLPSANALGEACMWASRRA